AGACCTTCTCCACCCGGGTCCTGGTCAACGAGACCTGCAGCTACTCGGTAAGTGCCGCCTCCTCATGACATATTTTACTGGTCGGGAGTCTTGAAAAGCTGGATGGCATCTGTattggttatcacccagctttcccaaaaacaAATACAACCATGTGGTCAAATTTCTCTGACTGTacatggggggggaggggcaagGAATCGGCTGCCGGTTATGACGCAGAAATTCCTGCGATGAAGAGTCTTCACCTTTTTTACATACTTGGAATATTTCCCTCCTGTCTTCACTTGTCTGCTACAGAGTTGAAGTCTCCGTGAAGATGCCTTTAAGGCTGCGCTTCCCCTTTAAAAAGTATTTTCCATCTTATAGCTGCAGAAGATTGATTTTTGGGAGGGGTAGAACGCGGGGGCTCTTCTTGTTATAGGGAACCAAAGGAGCAGTTAAAACCAGCGGTATATTGTATAATGATGTTATGATGTAGTATTGTATGggaactgtatggcggtattatataaacTCTTTAAGGGAGTTTTATTTATTGTTTGTGCACTGTTTAGCGGTATTAAGTGATTACTATATATTGTATGCACGCTATATAGTGGTATGATATGGGCTGTGTACAACAATTGTATCTTGGCACTGTATAGCTGCATTTTTCAGACTCTTTAAGGGATTATTATAGacgtgcactatatggtggtcaTAAGAACTCAGAATTGCAATTTTATATGGgccctgtatgatggtattatgtggACTGTAAATTGCAATTTTATGATGGCATTATATGGGGGTATTAGGGAGACTCTTTAAGAggttattatatgtgtgcactatatagcggtattatgcAGACCCTTTAaatgattatttttatatatatatatatatatatatatatatatatatatatatatatatatgcattatttggtggtattatgtgggcagtTTTGTCTTGGCACGATATGGCGATATAGTGTGATTCCAAAGTTAGAAGGCAAACTGACATATGGGGCTGAGCAGAGCTGTTGTGCTTGTTTTCCCGAGCCCTTCAGTTCCTATATGCTAGTAGGGACGAGGGCCCTGTTCATGTAAAACTAGCCCTAGTTTTGTATCACCTAGGTGTTGATATCCAGCTTTCTCAAGCTCCTGAGCGACAGAGTTTCACTGTTATGTTGCAAAACATTCTCTGCTCTTGTATCAACGCAGAATTTCCATGCAGGAATCTAGGAAAGCAGGATGACTTCTCACATAGTAGCACACTTTGCGGCCATGTTACTGGTCACCCCACTTTCCCAGAAGCAGATACTAATGAGAAGCAGCTGACAAGGATTTTTAGCCACTTGACAGTAAAGGACGACTCAAGGACTAGAAATTACTGGAGATATTTTAGGATTTTCACGAGACTTGAGCTCCATCATTTCCATGTATGCAGACAAGAGCGCCCTCGTGTGGCCATATTGCTAATTACACCCATTGTGGAAACTGCTTAGTCATAGAAACCTGCAGCAGAATCCGGTAATATGGAGATCCCATCTGCCGGGACATAAGGCCGCAGATCGCCCCGAGCTGCCAGAATACCGAGGACATGTGAACAGGGAGCTGGCGCTGCGGCTGCCTCAATGATAAAGCCTGGCAATATGTAAAATGTGCTGGGGTCCTCGgtagaacgggggggggggggggggctgagatttTTCAATCCTCCATCCTCATGAGAGCTGTGAACACCAGAATCATGTGCCGGATCGGTCACTCGGACATCATCTAGTTGGGGCTTTTCCATTCATTGACAGCAGGCGGAGATCATGACCCTGTTCTTGGGTTTTAGGTTCACCCCGACAATGAGGAGTGGACGTGTTTCGAGCAGTCGGCTTCTCTGGACATCAAGTCTTTCTTCGGTTTCGAAAGCACAGTGGAAAAGATTGCAATGAAGCAGTACACTGCCAACATAAAGAGGGTGAGTGCGCCCCCTATCAGCTGTATTACCAGTTAGATTTCAGGGCGAGGTCGCTGCTATTATAAAAAGTATCtcatgtctctttccatcctgccATATAGTTTTATATTGATCCCTATACAAAGCTGCACGTGAGTTTGAGCTCTTTCAACAGCTCCCCTAGTGGCCAAACCAGGCATTACAGTGCAATGGGGTAAATCGATTGGGATAATTTTAGGAATATTTTTCAGTGCCAATGTTAGGACTTCCATCGTATGTGACGGCCCCTGCGTGTAATTCCAGGGTAAGGAGGTCATTGAATTCTACCTGAATGAGCTGATATCTCAGGGCATCACTCACATCCCCCGATGGACCCCCGAATCGGCAGGAAGATATCAGCACGTCTCAAGGACTGCCACCAGTGGACATCTTTGTAGTACTGAGGCGCCCCCAGCTGAGGTGGAGGTATCATCTGCAGCAGTGCAGCTCCGAGGAGAGAGCGGAGGACATGGCCAGGCCCCGGAGCAGGACGGTAAGTCAGGAAGGAGGGGGCTGCGGTAACAGGTGAAacatctatatactgcacccctgtCTACCCTCCTCAGAGGTAACGGTATAGAAATTACATCTATATACCCCACCCAGGAAATATCTTTATAGAAACAACATCTATATACCCCACCCAGGAGGTAACTGTATATAAATGACATTATGTACCTCGTCCAGGAGGTAACTTTGTAGTAGCATCAACTGTATACCCTGTCCAGGAGGTACCTGGACGACTCTATATACCCCACCCAGAAGGTAACTGTATAGAGATATCATCTATGTACCCTGCCCAGGAGGTAACTGTATAGAGGTATCATCTATATACCCTGACCAGGAGGTAACATTATAGAAACATCATCTATATACCCCATCCAGGAGGTAACTGTATAGAGGTATCATCTATGTACCCCGCCCAGGAGGTAACTGTATAGAGTTATCATCTATATACCTGGCCCAGGAGGTAACTGTATAGAGGTATCATCTATATACCCTGCCCAGTAGGTAACTGTATAGAGGTATCATCTATATACCCCACTCAGGAGGTAACTGTATAGAGATATCATCTATATACCCCACTCAGGAGGTAACTGTATAGAGGTATCATCTATATACCCGGCCCAGGAGGTAACTGTATAGAGGTATCATCTATATACCCTGCCCAGTAGGTAACTGTATAGAGGTATCATCTATATACCCTGCCAAGGAGGTAACTGTATAGAGATATCATCTATATACCCCATCCAGGAGGTAACTGTATAGAGGTATCATCTATATACCCTGCCCAGTAGGTAACTGTATAGAGATATCATCTATATACCCCATCCAGGAGGTAACTGTATAGAGGTATCATCTATATACCCTGCCCAGTAGGTAACTGTATAGAGGTATCATCTATATACCCGGCCTCAGAGGTGACAACCCAATGTGTGACCAGGTGACAGAGAGGCAGCTCCATGACAGCTGATATGGCCGTCAGTGACTTGCAGGTCGTCCTCATACAATGTTTTGCCTTTCCGTACCAGGAGATAAGCTGGAGGCTGAGTATATTGAGCGCTATCTGGGGCACCTCACCCCCATGCAGGAGAGCGCACTCATCCACCTGCGACAATGGCTGCAAGAAACCCACAAGGGCAAGGTCAGTACTGGTCCGCACCCACAGCACCACCTGCCCCGAAATTCACCTCCTTCAGCCTAAACACACCATtattgctgactgtttccttctGCAGATCCCCAAAGATGAGCATATCCTGCGATTCCTCCGGGCCCGGGACTTCAACATGGAGAAAGCTCGAGAGATGCTCTGCCAGTCACTGTCATGGCGCAAGCAGTACCAAGTGGACTACATCCTACAGACATGGCACCCGCCCTCAATCCTGGAAGAGTACTATGCCGGAGGATGGCACTACCATGACAGAGGTCAGTCTAGAGGTCATATTGACTACggatgggggcgctgttgcatTGTTCTCTATGAACTTTGCTTCCTACCAGCAGTGGTGAAAAGTGGTACTGCAGGGGACTTAACgaaaaataaatgcaaatattTCATATGAtacgaccattttcttgtagacgGTCGCCCTCTGTATATTCTGCGTCTGGGACAGATAGACACCAAGGGACTGTTAAAAGCAGTGGGGGAGGAGGCCATATTACGTCACGTGAGTGTTTGATATCATACAGGCTATATACTCCTCCATTATTCGGTATAGCGGCCCATGGTGAGACATATTCTCTGTATACCTCAGGTCCTGTCCATCAATGAGGAGGGGCAGAGACGTTGTGAAGAAAGCACCCACCTCTTCGGCTCCCCCATAAGGTTAGTAAGATATGGGGGGGTTGCGTTATATGATATAGTAGGAGCCACTCTCATCCTCCTCGTCTCCTCTTTAGGTCTTGGACCTGTCTTGTAGACCTGGAAGGGCTAAACATGAGACATTTGTGGAGGCCGGGGGTGAAGGCCCTGCTGCGGATCATTGAGGTGGTGGAGGCCAACTATCCCGAAACTTTGGGGCGGCTACTGATAGTCCGAGCCCCCAGAGTCTTCCCTGTCCTGTGGACACTGGTGAGATAACCTATACACCATATAATAAGCTGGGGTCTAGCCCATGGCCGCTCCGCAGCTTCCTCACCACCTCCTTGTCTTCTAGGTCAGCCCATTCATCAATGAGAATTCCCGACGCAAGTTCCTCATATACAGCGGCAACAACTACCAAGGCCTTGGTGGCATCTCCGATTACCTGGACAAGGAGATCATCCCAGATTTTCTTGGCGGAGAGTGCATGGTAAGGGGTTAAAGTACTAACATGGTAGTTGGTGTCTATAATTCCTGAgtctcccccatgctttacactgcagcttgtATTCACTAATGTGTCATCCATTAACTATAATGTTATGGTTTGGCGTTATATATCTGAGATGACGACTTACCTGTATATTGTACCTTGCAGTGTAACATTCCCGAGGGCGGCCTGGTGCCCAAATCACTCTACCAGACCGATGACGATGCCGAGACGTCTGATCATATCCGACTGTGGACAGAAACCATTTATCACTCTGCGTTTATCTATAAGGGGGCCCCACATGAGGTACGTGCACGGCGGGGGCCAAGTGGTGGCGGTTTCTGGCTGCACAAGAGATGTGTCATGAGGTCATGAGGTGTTATTTTACATAAGATCTGGAGCCAGGCGGAAATCTAAACCAGTTACGGGGCAAAGTGGCTGCGACACAAGTAATAAGGttacctaaataataccaccaaacaATGCCAAATAATGGCGCTATATGTGGTCCACATTGTATTGCCATATTCTACCTACATAATAGtatcatatagtgcccacataatactgctctATATAGAACACATAATACAATAGTTAAAtgcccatataatactgccacctagtgcCCACACAGTACTGTTGTATATAGTACACATTGTACAATAGTTAAAtgcccatataatactgccacctagtgcCCACATAGTACTGttgtatataatacacattatacaataaatgcccatataatactgccacctagtgcCCACATACTACTGTTGTATATAGTACACATTATACAATAGTTAAAtgcccatataatactgccacctagtgcCCATATAGTACTGTTGTATATAGTACACATTATGCAATAGTTAAatgcctatataatactgccacctagtgcCCACATAATGCTGGTTTACTTTGCCTAAATAATACAGCCATTCtgtgcccatattatatatagtactgttacatagtcacacatacctgtataataCTGCTTACTACCTACATAATACTGGTTTATGTTGcctaaataatacagccatacagtgacACTAGTATAATTGTGCTGAGTACTTCCATACTAGTGGCATATAATAGTGCTGAAATAATGCAGATATAAGACCGCCATAAGGCACCTGTGTAATTCTGTATTCCGTGTCATACAGCAAATGCAGGATAAGGGACAGCAGAGGCGGCAGACGCCATTAACCCTGCATCTCCTGGGTTCTTGCAGATCACCGCTGAAATCCTGGAGGTGGAGTCTGTCATCACCTGGGACTTCGACGTCCTGCGCGGAGATGTCGTGTTCAGCCTCTTCCATTCTAAGCGGGCCCCGGTGACCCATCAGAAGGATCCGGCGTCAGCCACAACTACCAGCAACAACGTGCAGCTCCTAGACAAGAACTGGGTCCTGGGGGTGGATTACAGGAGGGTGGAGGCGCCTCTGGTCTGCAGGGAAGGCGAGAGCATCCAGGTATACAGCTGAATACTTGGACCAGGTGCATTACCACATAtaaccactagatgtcactgatGTTATTGGCTACTGTAGGCTAAAGCAATGGCCTCCAGCTGTtgtaggactacaagtcccatcacATCCTGCAGTATACATGacacagtgtatacaggacattacccaGACTCCTCTTTGTTTTCCCCAGGGCTCTCATGTGACTCGTTGGCCCGGGTTCTATATTCTCCAATGGAGGATGCACAGCCCCTCCACCGGCTCCAGCATGGCCCGGGTGGACGACGTCCTGGCCTCCCTGCAGGGATCCAGTCACAAGTGTAAGATCATGTATTACTTCGAAGTCCTGGCGTCTGAAGATTTCAGGTAACTCATCCCataggtggcgctgtttcttatTCGCGTCAGCATAGGGACATCTTCACACCCTCTCTTCTCTTCTAGGGGGTCCATGTCCAGCCTGGAGTCTTGCAGCGGCTTCTCCCAGCTCAGTGGAGTCACCAACTCCTCAAATAAGTCTCACAGCAGCTCCATGATCTCCAGATAACATTGGGGGATGGGGGAGACCCTCATCTCCTCCACACGTGGACCTTATAATGGAGACACTGGAGGTTCCTCTGGCTTGGACATGTGGTTAGGAGAAGAGAAGCCACCACCTACAGAGACCTGTAGGCCCCCCGGGGGACGATCATCTAAACCAAATACACAGGAGTAACAGGGAACCAGTAACCCGAGAGCAGCTACAAGGTGTCAGGTGCCAGCAGCCGGGATCAGGTGCCGACACCTGGAGGAGAAGGAGAGACTCTTAAGGAGATGTGATGTGGGTGTGACATTACTACAGGGCTACGATGTGTGGGGTGACACCCCCGGGCTCCGGGGCCCCTCACACTACCAGCACTTTTGAACACGTTTGCCTTTATCGACTGACTAACTTATTTGCTGCGGCCTTTTGTGACTGAGCTCAGGCCAGTATTTCATAATGAAATAAACTCTTGCTAGATTGTTTGCCTGGTGTCCTGTCTT
This region of Leptodactylus fuscus isolate aLepFus1 chromosome 8, aLepFus1.hap2, whole genome shotgun sequence genomic DNA includes:
- the SEC14L5 gene encoding SEC14-like protein 5, yielding MVQKYQSPVRVYKYPFELVMAAYEKRFPTCPLIPVFIGSDITYEHKSDDGSLHVVERSCKLNVDAPRLLKKIAGVEYVYFIQKNTLNWKDRTLFIEARNETFSTRVLVNETCSYSVHPDNEEWTCFEQSASLDIKSFFGFESTVEKIAMKQYTANIKRGKEVIEFYLNELISQGITHIPRWTPESAGRYQHVSRTATSGHLCSTEAPPAEVEVSSAAVQLRGESGGHGQAPEQDGDKLEAEYIERYLGHLTPMQESALIHLRQWLQETHKGKIPKDEHILRFLRARDFNMEKAREMLCQSLSWRKQYQVDYILQTWHPPSILEEYYAGGWHYHDRDGRPLYILRLGQIDTKGLLKAVGEEAILRHVLSINEEGQRRCEESTHLFGSPIRSWTCLVDLEGLNMRHLWRPGVKALLRIIEVVEANYPETLGRLLIVRAPRVFPVLWTLVSPFINENSRRKFLIYSGNNYQGLGGISDYLDKEIIPDFLGGECMCNIPEGGLVPKSLYQTDDDAETSDHIRLWTETIYHSAFIYKGAPHEITAEILEVESVITWDFDVLRGDVVFSLFHSKRAPVTHQKDPASATTTSNNVQLLDKNWVLGVDYRRVEAPLVCREGESIQGSHVTRWPGFYILQWRMHSPSTGSSMARVDDVLASLQGSSHKCKIMYYFEVLASEDFRGSMSSLESCSGFSQLSGVTNSSNKSHSSSMISR